A window of the Mesotoga prima MesG1.Ag.4.2 genome harbors these coding sequences:
- a CDS encoding valine--tRNA ligase, with the protein MKELSTRYNPSDLEEKWYSCWKEGGFFEPKGSGEPFTIMIPPPNITAPLHMGHALNLVIQDIIIRFKRMKGYRALWVPGEDHAGIATQNAVEKDLAKKGTNRKELGRERFLETTWNWAKEYRQRIREQIEAMGCSVDWSRERFTMDEGLSEAVRKAFVMLYKEGLIYRGKYIVNWCPRCSTVLSDEEVEHEDEKGAFYHIKYPIKDSDEYVIIATTRPETMLADTAVAVYPSDDRYEGLVGKTVILPLMNREIPIIQDRYVDPSFGTGALKVTPAHDPNDFQIGLRHGLEVIEVLDKDARINENGGKYKGLDRYEARKQIVKDLEEQGFLIKVEPMVHAVGRCYRCETVVEPCLSDQWYVKVGPLAEKAIEAVEEGSVTFFPETWKKVYLNWMNEIRDWCISRQLWWGHRVPVWYCDDCNEVIVEEQDPSVCPKCGSKNIRQDEDVLDTWFSSQLWPFTTLGWPEKTEDLESFYPTSVLVTAFDIIFFWVARMIMAGYHFMGEKPFNHVYITRLIRDKNGRKMSKSLGNGIDPLDVIRENGTDAMRFTLAILAAQNHDIKLDVRFFDIYKKFANKIWNAARFALLNMEGFEKVNLDEEELAIEDRWILSRLAKSVKAVEESIDGYDFPSASKMIYSFFWNEFCDWYIESTKPRLNREGRSRIVAQNVLVRTLDASLRMLHPFMPYITEELWQNLPGSDGLLITARWPEFDESSFDNPSEVEYSRIMDMVRGVRNIKAEMNIPPSSKTDVYYIGEVLNQEVVELVSHLSNSNEIDRRAEKTSGSVSAWGDAENTLYVVLGEIDTDAEIERLTGKLEKERVDLARTLSKLENGDFIRNAPEEVITENRERLATSKDNIRRIEKIIEDLK; encoded by the coding sequence ATGAAGGAATTGAGCACCAGGTACAATCCTTCTGATCTTGAAGAAAAGTGGTATTCCTGCTGGAAAGAAGGCGGTTTTTTCGAACCGAAGGGATCGGGTGAGCCGTTCACAATAATGATTCCTCCGCCAAACATCACTGCCCCTCTTCATATGGGGCATGCACTCAATCTGGTTATTCAAGACATAATAATTCGATTCAAGAGAATGAAAGGATACAGGGCGCTGTGGGTTCCCGGCGAAGATCATGCAGGCATTGCAACTCAAAATGCCGTCGAAAAGGATCTGGCGAAAAAAGGAACAAACCGCAAAGAACTCGGACGCGAGAGATTTCTTGAGACTACCTGGAATTGGGCAAAGGAATACAGACAGAGAATCCGCGAACAGATAGAAGCCATGGGCTGCTCAGTTGACTGGTCTAGAGAGAGGTTCACTATGGACGAAGGCCTGAGTGAAGCCGTAAGGAAGGCTTTTGTGATGCTATACAAGGAAGGGCTGATTTATCGGGGGAAGTATATTGTAAATTGGTGTCCGAGGTGTTCAACGGTCCTCTCCGATGAGGAAGTTGAACATGAAGACGAAAAAGGCGCCTTCTACCACATAAAATACCCAATAAAAGACAGCGATGAGTACGTAATTATAGCAACTACAAGACCTGAGACTATGCTCGCAGATACCGCTGTGGCCGTTTACCCTTCAGATGATAGGTACGAAGGCTTAGTCGGAAAAACAGTAATACTACCTCTAATGAACAGGGAGATTCCCATTATTCAGGATAGATATGTCGATCCGTCGTTTGGGACCGGTGCACTAAAAGTTACCCCAGCACACGATCCAAATGATTTTCAGATTGGATTGAGGCATGGACTTGAAGTAATCGAAGTCCTCGACAAAGATGCAAGAATCAATGAAAATGGCGGTAAGTACAAGGGTCTTGACAGATATGAAGCAAGAAAACAGATAGTTAAAGACCTTGAAGAGCAGGGATTCTTGATCAAGGTGGAACCCATGGTCCACGCCGTCGGCAGATGTTATAGATGCGAGACCGTAGTAGAACCCTGTCTTTCCGACCAGTGGTACGTAAAAGTTGGACCGCTTGCAGAGAAAGCCATAGAAGCCGTGGAAGAGGGTAGTGTAACCTTCTTTCCGGAAACCTGGAAAAAAGTGTACTTGAACTGGATGAACGAGATTCGTGACTGGTGCATTTCTCGTCAATTGTGGTGGGGCCACAGAGTTCCCGTCTGGTATTGTGATGATTGTAATGAAGTAATCGTTGAAGAGCAAGATCCGTCGGTCTGCCCAAAATGTGGTTCAAAGAATATCAGACAGGACGAAGACGTTCTCGATACCTGGTTCTCTTCTCAGCTCTGGCCATTCACTACCCTGGGTTGGCCGGAAAAAACTGAAGATTTGGAGAGCTTTTATCCCACAAGTGTTCTTGTAACCGCGTTTGACATAATATTTTTCTGGGTTGCCCGGATGATAATGGCCGGATATCACTTCATGGGAGAAAAACCCTTCAATCATGTCTACATAACACGCTTAATAAGAGACAAGAATGGCAGAAAAATGTCGAAGTCGCTGGGTAACGGTATAGATCCACTTGACGTTATCAGAGAGAACGGGACAGACGCAATGCGATTCACACTTGCGATTCTGGCCGCTCAAAATCACGATATTAAACTGGACGTTAGGTTTTTCGACATTTACAAGAAATTCGCAAACAAGATTTGGAACGCTGCAAGGTTTGCATTGCTTAATATGGAAGGTTTTGAAAAGGTTAATCTCGATGAGGAAGAGCTCGCCATTGAGGACCGCTGGATTCTGTCAAGACTGGCGAAGTCTGTAAAAGCGGTTGAAGAATCGATTGATGGCTATGATTTTCCCAGTGCTTCAAAAATGATCTACTCGTTTTTCTGGAATGAATTCTGTGACTGGTATATAGAGAGTACTAAGCCAAGATTGAACAGAGAAGGCAGGAGTAGAATCGTTGCTCAGAATGTTCTGGTCAGAACTCTTGACGCTTCTCTAAGAATGCTCCACCCCTTCATGCCTTACATTACCGAAGAGCTCTGGCAGAACCTTCCCGGTTCCGATGGATTGTTGATAACTGCTCGGTGGCCAGAGTTTGATGAATCGAGCTTTGACAATCCTTCCGAAGTGGAGTACTCGAGAATCATGGACATGGTTAGGGGAGTAAGAAACATCAAGGCAGAGATGAACATACCCCCCTCTTCGAAAACCGATGTCTACTACATCGGTGAAGTCCTGAACCAGGAAGTCGTTGAACTTGTTTCACATCTTTCCAATTCAAACGAAATAGATAGAAGGGCAGAAAAGACCTCCGGAAGCGTCTCGGCCTGGGGAGATGCAGAGAACACGTTGTATGTAGTCCTGGGAGAGATCGATACCGATGCTGAGATCGAGAGGTTAACGGGAAAGCTAGAGAAGGAAAGGGTCGATCTTGCCCGAACTTTGTCGAAGCTCGAAAACGGTGACTTCATTCGCAATGCACCCGAAGAGGTGATTACTGAAAATAGAGAAAGGCTCGCGACAAGCAAGGATAACATTCGCAGAATTGAGAAAATCATAGAAGATCTCAAATGA
- a CDS encoding MGMT family protein: MVEEDLSTYKKIYKMVRMIPVGRVATYGQIASLVGKCSARMVGYAMAGISDETIPWQRVINSRGRISIRDPNGYTLQKAILEREGVHFDESDTIDLSVFGWEGPEAESAKDW, translated from the coding sequence ATGGTTGAAGAGGATCTGTCGACCTATAAGAAAATATACAAAATGGTCAGGATGATTCCTGTTGGAAGAGTGGCGACTTATGGCCAAATTGCTTCCCTCGTGGGCAAGTGCTCTGCTAGAATGGTCGGCTACGCCATGGCGGGTATTTCAGACGAGACAATCCCGTGGCAGAGAGTTATCAACTCAAGAGGGAGAATAAGCATTAGGGATCCTAACGGGTACACACTGCAGAAGGCTATCCTTGAGAGAGAGGGTGTTCATTTCGACGAAAGCGATACGATCGACCTTTCTGTATTTGGTTGGGAAGGCCCCGAAGCCGAATCTGCGAAAGACTGGTGA
- the murJ gene encoding murein biosynthesis integral membrane protein MurJ: MKRLPRSTSVAAGTIAILTFSIISKGMGFFREMLVAGLFGTSANLDAVFVAMTPATTLSGIIAGALAAIFVPVYHSIRNEDTERSKRYAGAVLISGSLVFLSMGIVFLLIPDLVIRLFAPGFSSEIVAYASRKLRYLSIYPLIGGLESILGAVLKSNRRFVQYGMSQLFFNVIAIPVILLTSPFLSEASYILAWMLGNAITVLLYLIQSRDLFTLRVGKGTSIVETLYLSLPLIFSGSLGVINNMVDKAFVSLLPPGRVASLQYAHTLLGLITFTISAFQMTAYTELSELIVSGDRERVEERLRKTVTTSLNISLPLAAWIIMMAEPLVRVIYQRGEFDAGSTNLVSMALIGYGALIVLSPIAHTCSSYFTARKKLKSITLVAVFSIFLNALFDWLMLEPFGHAGIAASTSLVVLNATLIYVLLIAREGLRFMPLKRIMRLLGSSVAMYLIVLLLRNNVSTWIWLLVGNGLFLCLFLVSAKSEMKAMMSRISFLFKRT, from the coding sequence ATGAAGAGACTACCTAGATCAACATCTGTTGCAGCGGGCACTATAGCGATTCTTACCTTTTCGATCATATCGAAGGGGATGGGTTTCTTCAGGGAGATGCTGGTTGCCGGACTATTCGGTACTTCAGCAAATCTGGATGCCGTTTTCGTTGCCATGACTCCGGCGACCACGCTTTCAGGTATAATCGCGGGTGCACTTGCCGCAATCTTTGTCCCCGTCTACCATTCTATAAGGAATGAAGACACTGAGAGATCAAAGAGATATGCAGGCGCGGTCCTTATCTCCGGTTCGCTGGTTTTTTTATCAATGGGGATAGTCTTTCTATTGATTCCCGATCTTGTGATTCGGCTCTTTGCTCCTGGTTTTTCGAGCGAGATAGTAGCATATGCTTCAAGGAAGCTAAGATACTTATCGATATATCCTCTTATAGGCGGACTTGAAAGCATATTGGGGGCAGTTCTTAAGTCAAATAGAAGGTTTGTGCAATACGGTATGTCACAGCTCTTCTTTAACGTCATTGCAATTCCCGTAATTCTGTTGACTTCTCCCTTTCTTTCTGAAGCATCGTATATACTGGCCTGGATGCTGGGTAATGCGATCACCGTTCTGCTATATCTCATACAATCGAGAGATCTTTTTACCCTAAGGGTCGGCAAGGGGACGTCAATTGTCGAGACGCTTTATCTCAGTCTTCCCCTGATCTTTTCGGGAAGCCTTGGAGTGATAAACAACATGGTTGACAAAGCCTTCGTATCTCTTCTTCCACCCGGTAGGGTTGCCTCTTTACAGTACGCGCATACACTTCTCGGACTGATTACCTTTACGATTTCTGCCTTTCAGATGACGGCATATACAGAGCTATCGGAACTTATAGTATCAGGTGATAGAGAAAGAGTTGAAGAGCGCCTGAGAAAGACCGTTACAACTTCTCTGAATATTTCCTTGCCGCTTGCAGCATGGATTATTATGATGGCCGAACCTCTTGTGAGAGTGATTTATCAACGTGGGGAATTCGATGCCGGTTCAACTAATCTCGTTAGCATGGCACTTATCGGTTACGGCGCACTAATAGTTCTATCACCTATAGCGCATACATGCTCCAGTTATTTCACGGCAAGAAAGAAACTGAAGTCCATCACATTAGTGGCGGTCTTCTCGATTTTCTTGAACGCACTCTTCGACTGGCTTATGCTAGAACCGTTTGGTCATGCTGGAATCGCGGCTAGTACTTCATTAGTGGTTTTGAATGCTACGCTGATATATGTTCTGCTGATTGCAAGGGAAGGCCTGAGATTCATGCCTTTGAAACGGATAATGAGACTTCTCGGGTCGTCAGTTGCAATGTACTTGATTGTTCTGTTGCTGAGGAACAACGTAAGTACTTGGATTTGGCTTCTTGTAGGCAACGGACTTTTCTTATGCCTGTTCTTGGTTAGTGCGAAGAGTGAGATGAAAGCGATGATGTCAAGAATCTCTTTTCTCTTCAAGAGAACATAG
- a CDS encoding BaiN/RdsA family NAD(P)/FAD-dependent oxidoreductase: MREVVILGAGPAGIFAAINCTTAGRNVTIIEKTSSAGKKLLISGGGQCNLTNAESPSLMLKRYFGAGRFLKPSLMAFDSQKLMDFFERRGLRLHTREDGKVFPVTYSAGDVLEVLLKECDRQGIKIVYNCRAKDVIQFPSGGFLVKTESDSINADYLLIATGGKSYPETGSTGDGFALAKKLGHSLSEQRPALTSVTIRNFGFGDLSGISLRNVEVSLWRNLKKVTTRVEDLLFTHDGFSGPVILHLSREASPGDIIRLNLSGQLREKLEANLISLLSKEGKKLVKNVLDEYGLPERLLSKIIDLAGVGERICSEVRKDERKALVTGLCELDFEIERVGDFTNAMVTRGGVSLSEVNPKTMESRIVNNLFFAGEVLDFDGETGGYNLQAAFSTGYVAGRTINARTSRVENR; the protein is encoded by the coding sequence ATGAGAGAAGTGGTGATACTTGGAGCCGGACCAGCCGGCATCTTTGCAGCGATAAATTGCACAACAGCGGGAAGGAATGTGACGATCATTGAAAAGACGAGTTCCGCCGGAAAAAAACTGTTGATTTCTGGAGGCGGACAGTGTAACTTGACAAATGCAGAATCGCCATCTCTTATGCTCAAAAGATACTTTGGTGCTGGACGATTTCTTAAGCCTTCATTGATGGCTTTTGATTCTCAAAAGCTGATGGATTTCTTTGAGCGTCGTGGACTCAGGCTTCACACAAGAGAAGACGGGAAAGTCTTCCCAGTTACCTATTCTGCGGGAGATGTACTTGAAGTGCTGCTCAAGGAGTGTGACAGGCAGGGAATAAAAATAGTCTATAACTGCAGAGCCAAGGACGTTATTCAATTCCCCTCTGGCGGGTTCTTGGTAAAGACGGAATCAGATTCGATTAATGCAGATTATCTTCTTATTGCTACGGGAGGAAAGAGTTATCCGGAAACTGGGTCAACTGGTGACGGATTTGCTCTTGCTAAGAAACTTGGACACAGTCTATCAGAGCAGCGGCCGGCGTTGACTTCAGTCACAATTAGGAATTTTGGTTTCGGTGATCTGTCGGGAATCTCCCTCAGAAATGTTGAAGTATCTTTATGGAGAAATTTGAAGAAGGTTACGACCCGGGTTGAAGATCTGCTGTTTACTCATGACGGGTTTTCTGGACCTGTTATCTTACATCTCTCAAGAGAAGCCTCGCCTGGTGACATAATCAGATTGAACTTGAGCGGTCAGTTACGCGAGAAACTTGAGGCCAATCTCATCTCCCTCCTTTCAAAAGAAGGAAAGAAACTCGTGAAGAATGTCTTGGACGAGTATGGTCTACCTGAAAGATTGCTGTCGAAGATCATTGATCTTGCCGGAGTTGGTGAAAGAATATGCTCCGAAGTCAGAAAGGATGAAAGGAAAGCGTTGGTTACTGGATTATGCGAGCTTGACTTCGAAATAGAACGGGTCGGAGACTTCACTAATGCTATGGTAACAAGAGGAGGAGTTTCGTTGTCTGAGGTCAATCCAAAGACAATGGAATCTAGAATTGTGAACAACCTCTTTTTTGCAGGTGAAGTTCTCGATTTTGATGGAGAGACGGGAGGGTACAACCTTCAAGCAGCCTTTTCAACCGGATATGTTGCCGGGAGGACAATAAATGCAAGAACATCTCGGGTAGAAAACAGATGA
- a CDS encoding cob(I)yrinic acid a,c-diamide adenosyltransferase: MSITTGTGDKGETSLWSGERVNKDSLRVEAYGTVDELSSFLGEAKHFVSEEIGRHIVSIQRFLFKLAGQLASRDMQYVEPIVENDIVAITELVHEFESVVKLDGFVIPGSTIGSSKIDICRTVARRAERRIVALSRVETIDTTLLKYINRLSDLLFIFARYEEYKAGKIVYKKDIM, translated from the coding sequence TTGAGCATTACTACTGGCACAGGAGATAAAGGTGAAACGAGTCTTTGGAGCGGGGAGAGAGTGAACAAAGACAGCTTACGTGTTGAAGCATACGGGACAGTGGATGAATTGAGCTCTTTTCTTGGTGAAGCCAAGCATTTCGTGTCGGAGGAAATCGGTCGCCACATCGTGTCTATCCAGCGATTTCTCTTTAAACTAGCCGGTCAACTTGCGTCGAGAGACATGCAATACGTCGAACCGATAGTCGAAAACGATATCGTTGCGATCACTGAACTTGTGCACGAGTTCGAGTCGGTGGTCAAACTTGACGGATTTGTTATTCCTGGAAGCACTATAGGTTCTTCAAAGATAGACATTTGCAGAACAGTCGCCAGAAGGGCTGAAAGACGCATCGTTGCTCTTTCTAGAGTAGAAACAATCGATACCACGCTGCTTAAGTACATTAACAGGCTCTCTGATCTCCTCTTCATCTTTGCGAGGTATGAAGAATACAAGGCGGGGAAGATTGTTTATAAGAAAGACATAATGTGA
- a CDS encoding protein O-GlcNAcase produces the protein MAFEIRGVVEGFYGKPWTMDIRREVIQYLGDHGFNTYIYAPKDDELHRKRWREQYDENFFKEFSILVQEAESRGISIVFAVSPGLNITYSSNSDVSAMVEKLMRLADAGVRSFGLFYDDIPETLIYEKDRNTFSSLSSAQAYFTNSVFKSINEKLKTLSRFMICPTQYCGREATEYMKTLGTELDRNISILWTGPDVCSNVLSADNAELAENAFQRKILLWDNYPVNDASMVPELHVGPYEGRDPNIVNHAEGIVLNPMIQPLASKIAIFSASEFLLDPYRYDSDLSWRRAISEIAPGCEEEMIHFCEYNLRSPVHTTHSERLTGLTSNLSKLLSKNRWTEVYEILLDEATKISGSEKALNERLSADLIREIEPWIFEFSLWGDALTKTTGILAMRDLMFSSSVSYEELSETTKLCREIEISLCKLVKTETLTSGILFREIVQEILVRTKGYLKLIID, from the coding sequence ATGGCTTTTGAGATCAGGGGAGTAGTTGAAGGCTTTTATGGCAAACCGTGGACAATGGATATCAGAAGAGAAGTTATTCAGTATCTTGGAGATCACGGTTTCAACACGTATATCTATGCTCCAAAGGACGATGAGCTACACAGAAAGCGCTGGCGTGAGCAATATGACGAAAACTTCTTCAAAGAGTTCTCTATACTGGTTCAGGAAGCGGAATCCCGTGGAATATCGATAGTATTTGCGGTGAGTCCCGGGTTGAATATAACGTATTCCAGCAATTCAGATGTAAGTGCCATGGTAGAAAAGCTAATGAGGTTGGCAGATGCGGGTGTCCGTTCCTTTGGACTTTTTTATGATGATATTCCGGAAACCTTGATTTATGAAAAAGATCGGAACACTTTCTCTTCCCTCTCATCGGCACAGGCATATTTCACAAATTCAGTTTTCAAAAGCATTAACGAGAAGCTCAAGACTCTTTCCCGGTTTATGATCTGTCCCACTCAGTACTGCGGTCGCGAAGCAACCGAGTATATGAAGACACTTGGAACAGAACTAGACAGGAATATCTCAATCCTTTGGACCGGGCCCGACGTTTGCTCTAATGTTCTAAGTGCAGATAATGCAGAGTTGGCCGAGAATGCCTTCCAAAGGAAGATCCTGTTGTGGGATAATTATCCTGTTAACGATGCTTCTATGGTACCAGAGCTTCATGTAGGTCCTTATGAAGGCAGAGACCCGAACATTGTCAATCACGCGGAGGGTATAGTTTTAAACCCCATGATTCAACCTTTAGCTTCGAAAATCGCAATTTTCTCGGCATCGGAATTCCTTCTAGACCCTTATCGCTATGATTCTGACTTATCCTGGAGGAGAGCAATCTCCGAGATTGCACCGGGTTGTGAAGAAGAGATGATCCATTTCTGTGAATACAATCTTCGAAGTCCCGTACACACTACCCACTCCGAGAGACTTACAGGACTCACAAGTAACTTGAGCAAACTCTTATCGAAAAACAGATGGACTGAGGTCTATGAAATCCTTTTGGACGAAGCAACAAAGATCTCAGGATCGGAAAAAGCGCTAAATGAAAGGCTATCCGCTGATCTGATCCGTGAGATCGAACCCTGGATATTTGAGTTCTCTCTTTGGGGAGATGCTCTGACGAAAACAACTGGGATTTTGGCGATGAGAGATCTAATGTTTTCAAGCTCCGTGAGCTATGAGGAACTTTCGGAAACTACTAAACTATGCAGAGAAATCGAAATATCCCTTTGCAAACTGGTAAAGACCGAAACGCTTACGAGTGGTATTCTCTTCAGAGAAATCGTTCAAGAGATTCTCGTCAGAACAAAGGGCTATCTCAAACTCATAATCGATTAG
- a CDS encoding DegV family protein, translated as MKIGLVTDNTCNLTAEEIKEYDVRIVSLYISRNGNYTKATELNLDEYYEELAAAAELPRTSQPSPQDFIPVFKEALETYDALIVPVLSGKLSGTNVSANIAAKAFEKPIHVIDSQLIADGTGMLVKNLGDMINSGANLDELVEYGTNFHEKTRTFCSTDDLSYLQKGGRIGKAKALMGNLLKMKPVIIVDEGELKPVENVRGNKKLLDVLVSHVFSEIPPERLRRARVLTIWRKEDGKTLERMLREKAPEAEVESRVIEAIIGTHLGPQGIGVISEMK; from the coding sequence ATGAAAATAGGTTTGGTAACTGACAATACATGTAATCTGACTGCCGAAGAGATAAAGGAATACGATGTACGAATCGTTTCTCTGTATATAAGCCGAAACGGTAACTATACTAAAGCTACAGAGCTTAATCTCGATGAATACTACGAAGAACTCGCCGCGGCTGCGGAATTGCCCAGGACGTCTCAGCCTTCACCTCAAGATTTCATTCCTGTCTTCAAGGAAGCCTTGGAGACATACGATGCGCTGATTGTGCCGGTGCTGTCTGGAAAGCTGAGCGGAACCAATGTTTCTGCCAACATTGCCGCCAAAGCCTTTGAGAAGCCCATCCATGTCATAGACTCACAGCTTATCGCCGATGGGACGGGAATGCTGGTGAAGAACCTTGGCGACATGATAAACTCTGGTGCCAACCTTGATGAACTAGTGGAATACGGAACGAATTTTCACGAAAAGACTAGAACGTTCTGTTCGACAGATGACTTGAGCTACCTTCAGAAGGGCGGAAGAATTGGAAAGGCGAAGGCACTAATGGGAAATCTTCTCAAGATGAAGCCTGTGATTATTGTTGACGAAGGTGAGCTCAAACCCGTGGAAAATGTTAGAGGAAACAAGAAGCTTCTGGATGTTCTTGTGAGCCATGTGTTCAGTGAGATTCCACCTGAGAGATTGCGTAGAGCTAGGGTTCTGACTATATGGAGGAAGGAAGACGGCAAAACTTTAGAAAGGATGTTGCGCGAGAAAGCTCCCGAAGCCGAAGTAGAATCGAGAGTTATCGAAGCAATTATCGGTACTCATCTCGGTCCTCAAGGCATAGGAGTAATCAGTGAAATGAAGTGA